The genome window GCTTGCTGCTCTGGGCACAGGCATAATTGCAGAGATCACACTTATAAGGCCTTTCGCCCGTGTGGCTGCGTCGGTGCACTGTCAGGTTGCTGCAGTTTTTGAAAATTTTGCCACAATACTCGCAGGTATCACTGCGTCGGCCATCTTTCGAGCTGGGCCGACCATGACCCCCGAGGTGTGGCGTGCTGCCGCCACTGCCAGTCCCGCTGCGGCCCGAGACGCCGCCATCCAGATCCCCTGGTGGTGTGGAGAAGCGTAGGCTTCCGTTCTCTGAGGAGTGCTCTGAAGAAGAGGCGAAAGGCGATTGTCTGGAATCCCCAAAATTCAGAAAGGGGTCTTTAAGCTGCCGAGAGGCAGCATAGCCAGCCAACCACTGGGAATAGACATTCTCAGTGTTGGGGATTGTAGGGGTGGAGAGGTCAAAGTCCTTCTCCAGCTTGATTCGTTTGGAGAAGGGACTAAGTGAGCTTGGGCTGCCCAGCAGTAGCTTCTTAGACAAACCCACGGAGGCGGACTCGCTGGGGGATGAGCCTCGACCGTTGATAGCAGAGACACAGCCCTCGTCCACTCTGTCTGATTCCAGGGCTGAGTCCTCATCACATATGTCCCTATGTGCATTATTGTCTGAGTTTAGGGCTCCTCGCTTGTGTTGATGGAAAGCTTCACTGTAGTGCTGCATGCTGGCAGCCAGGCCCATGCCCTGCATAACCTCAGGCAGCGATCGTGGTATGTCGCCCTCGCGCCCGCCGTTATTCTCGTGGTGCCTCGCGGCTTCTAAGTTGAGGCTAAAGTGGTAGTTGTTTCGACTTCTATCTCTCTCcagctcctcctcctctccttctacttcttcctcttcctcttcctcctcttcttcctcctcttcctcctcctcttcttcctcctcctcctcaccATTCTCTCGAATCAGACGATTATTTTCACTCTTAAATTTGGCTACCACTGACTTGAGGGCATTACTGGCACTCCCCACAACATCGCTGGTTCCTGGCTCAGGGGAGCTGGCTGTAGACAAGCCATCATCGGATTTGACCGTCATGGGCGATGACTTGTTCACATGTGTCTTCATGTGGCGTTTTAACTTGCTGGCCTGTGTACAGGCGTGGTCGCACAGGTGGCACTTGTAGGGTTTCTCGCCCGTGTGACTGCGTCGATGAACGATCAGATTACTCTGGAATTTGAAGGTCTTCCCACAGAATTCACAAGACTTGGATTTCAGAGGTGTGTTGGACTGCTGCTTGAGAGGGGTCGGAGTGGATTGGGAGCCAGAAGGGGACTGCATGGACGTCAGGGGGGGCGTGGATAGAAAGGGTGGCTTGTTTCCCGATTGGAATGGTTGGAGTAGCCGTTGCATAGGGCTGGGTCGGTTGGGTGAGAGAGGAGGAGTTGACCCTGAGGTGTTTCCAGCTAGTTCCCTCAGCCTACGAGAGAAGTCCATGGCTGGGGGATCCAGGGGCATGGGGTTGAGGCGCAGCACCCTGTCAAAGGCACTCGGGTGGTGGGTGGCCAAGGCCAGGTCCTCCGGGCTCAGGTGATCCATGCGATGAGGGTCTAAGTGATGGCGAGGCGGAGGGCTAAAGAGAGGTGGCGTTGGGGGAAAACGCCCCTCCCGCAGAGGGGGTCCATCACGTGCGGAATTGGGTATCCGCAGCAGGTTGAAGGGGCTTACTTCGGGGAGATGGATGCCATGCAGGGGGGGCTGAGATGAGCAATCTGCACCCATTCCCGAAGGGGCTACGATGCGGGGCGTGAGTGGACTTCCGCGCTCGCTCTCAAGGTAGATGCGGAAGCCATGAGTGTTCTGGGCGTGTTGCAGCAGGAACCAGGCACTGCTGAACGGCTGCTTACAGGTGGTGCACGTGTAGCTGCTGGGCTCATCTTTACCTGCAAAAACAAAGGACAATTTAAGAGTGAGCACTTCCATTGtcttcaaaaacaaatgattagATTGCTAAAACGGATGTCAGAGGCTACTCCATGTATATATGTGTTTCCACTCATTCCCAACTGCTGTGGCTTGGTGCATTTAAGATCTAAATAAACACTGCAGATTGGGGCTTAAGTATTTATGAACCTCTCTCATCACCAGACTAGACCTCGGGCCTGTGTGGCCCCATGTACTAACAGTCTCCCATCAGCTGTAGCCACTCTGCAGTCTAAAGAAAGTATCACATAACAGTAAACACATCCCTTATTATAAACATGCTCCCTAACAGCATCGCAGGCCAGAGCCCAGTGGACCAGATCTTTTCACGACACCCAGACAAAGCAATGATACTTCCAGCAGAAAAGGACTATGTTAAGGTTTAACTCAGGTCTTTGCAATGGGTGGGGAACTTAAATGCCCAAAGACTTGCTTTGGACTACACACTGCTCAGCCGATTGTTCTTGCACCAGTTGTCAGCAGGGCCGTTAAAGCAAACAAAAGTGCTCTCTCAAGCTGAACGCTTTCATCCATGTACAAAAACAGATGAACAGGAAGTACAAACAAATTTGGAAAGACTACAGTAATAGGTCCTATATAGctatataaaaaactaaaaagaacGAATGTGTTCTTTAGAACGCAAATAGGGAAGAATACATACAATTGTCACAGCAaaggaacattttaaacaataataaccTTTCAATGACACCTATGATTTCTCACATAATGTTCGGAGATATTAGAAGAGGCTAGAAACAAGCTTTTCAATATTAAATTTTCTTTACCAAAGTCTTACACATTAATATAGTTTTGATGGGGCCGATGCTCTACTGatactaaaaaatattatacatgcaaaaaacaattattatgtgAATCTATGAGAAGAATTCTTCTTAAAACCATTCACAAGTTCATCTAGAAACTAATGACACCCCTAACCTATTTCACCTTAtttgcttatgtttttttttttttttcatttcacacCTTGTATTTATCTGAGCAAtataacctgaacctgattTGCCTTTGAGTTCCTGCTTATCAGTcatttgtgaagaaaaaaaattacaccaAAATCGAAACAGATATGAACTAAAAGCCACAAAGCCCAAATTTTGTACAAGACAATTTGCttaaaaaaaggataaaaaaataaaacagaaacttCATAATAGCATATACCTTGCTcttaaacatgcacaaatgtctaaatgttttAGGTGGGGCATCCAGATGGAAAGCTGTCAAAAGCTACAGAGCCTTTTTTGATAATTACACTgaataaattctttaaaaaaaatataaagtgctGCAAATGGCATTTGCACCATCAACAGGTAAACAAGCAGGTTCAGGGTGTCCATAGTTAAAAAAACACGCGATTAACTCACAAATGGCAATGAAATGGATATTTTCATGAGGTAATGAGTGACTGTTTGAACTTAGAAAATTACCAGCACTAAAAGGGATGTTACATGCAACACCGTTTTTCGCAAGGTACAGACATCTACCTACGCTCCTAAAAACGCAAGGTCAAGCGGTCAGGAAAAGAGCCCTCATCCACAGCCACAACAACAAACAGCGAAAATGGACAGGAGAGATGGATTTAACTCCCCCTACGAGGCAGAGGTCTCTAAACTGCTA of Triplophysa dalaica isolate WHDGS20190420 chromosome 11, ASM1584641v1, whole genome shotgun sequence contains these proteins:
- the bcl11aa gene encoding BCL11 transcription factor A a isoform X2; amino-acid sequence: MNFPLGDILIFIEHKRKQCNGTLCMDKAVDKPPSPSRGELRRASNPVEVGVQVTPEDDDCLSTSSRGICPKQENNTGKDEPSSYTCTTCKQPFSSAWFLLQHAQNTHGFRIYLESERGSPLTPRIVAPSGMGADCSSQPPLHGIHLPEVSPFNLLRIPNSARDGPPLREGRFPPTPPLFSPPPRHHLDPHRMDHLSPEDLALATHHPSAFDRVLRLNPMPLDPPAMDFSRRLRELAGNTSGSTPPLSPNRPSPMQRLLQPFQSGNKPPFLSTPPLTSMQSPSGSQSTPTPLKQQSNTPLKSKSCEFCGKTFKFQSNLIVHRRSHTGEKPYKCHLCDHACTQASKLKRHMKTHVNKSSPMTVKSDDGLSTASSPEPGTSDVVGSASNALKSVVAKFKSENNRLIRENGEEEEEEEEEEEEEEEEEEEEEEVEGEEEELERDRSRNNYHFSLNLEAARHHENNGGREGDIPRSLPEVMQGMGLAASMQHYSEAFHQHKRGALNSDNNAHRDICDEDSALESDRVDEGCVSAINGRGSSPSESASVGLSKKLLLGSPSSLSPFSKRIKLEKDFDLSTPTIPNTENVYSQWLAGYAASRQLKDPFLNFGDSRQSPFASSSEHSSENGSLRFSTPPGDLDGGVSGRSGTGSGGSTPHLGGHGRPSSKDGRRSDTCEYCGKIFKNCSNLTVHRRSHTGERPYKCDLCNYACAQSSKLTRHMKTHGQVGKDVYKCEICKMPFSVYSTLEKHMKKWHSDRSLNNEIKTE
- the bcl11aa gene encoding BCL11 transcription factor A a isoform X1, which encodes MSRRKQGKPQHLSKRDFSPEPLSAVVSEDRQEQRGLVQVSPEGDQDLLTCGQCQMNFPLGDILIFIEHKRKQCNGTLCMDKAVDKPPSPSRGELRRASNPVEVGVQVTPEDDDCLSTSSRGICPKQENNTGKDEPSSYTCTTCKQPFSSAWFLLQHAQNTHGFRIYLESERGSPLTPRIVAPSGMGADCSSQPPLHGIHLPEVSPFNLLRIPNSARDGPPLREGRFPPTPPLFSPPPRHHLDPHRMDHLSPEDLALATHHPSAFDRVLRLNPMPLDPPAMDFSRRLRELAGNTSGSTPPLSPNRPSPMQRLLQPFQSGNKPPFLSTPPLTSMQSPSGSQSTPTPLKQQSNTPLKSKSCEFCGKTFKFQSNLIVHRRSHTGEKPYKCHLCDHACTQASKLKRHMKTHVNKSSPMTVKSDDGLSTASSPEPGTSDVVGSASNALKSVVAKFKSENNRLIRENGEEEEEEEEEEEEEEEEEEEEEEVEGEEEELERDRSRNNYHFSLNLEAARHHENNGGREGDIPRSLPEVMQGMGLAASMQHYSEAFHQHKRGALNSDNNAHRDICDEDSALESDRVDEGCVSAINGRGSSPSESASVGLSKKLLLGSPSSLSPFSKRIKLEKDFDLSTPTIPNTENVYSQWLAGYAASRQLKDPFLNFGDSRQSPFASSSEHSSENGSLRFSTPPGDLDGGVSGRSGTGSGGSTPHLGGHGRPSSKDGRRSDTCEYCGKIFKNCSNLTVHRRSHTGERPYKCDLCNYACAQSSKLTRHMKTHGQVGKDVYKCEICKMPFSVYSTLEKHMKKWHSDRSLNNEIKTE